The region atatatgaataaataattttgataataaaaaaaattattttttttcctttactttttttacagctataataaaatatatgcaggTAATTATGttggaatattttttgcaacGCCACTATAATTATGTTGCTACaaaatttgcatatataaataaaataaaataaatatatatttttatttgaaagttaatataataaaaataacattattttattttcaaaatttttaaaataattattaaaacagttaaaaaaataatactctCTCTTCATATACAGCATTTTCAAacatacatatgcataataaaaattgtaactACTTGTATGGGCAGTCCAATTATACAAAAGTACCTATCATGTTTAATATCTAGAGtataaaaagttatattattaagtaAGAATTCAAATAGGTTGTCATATTCATATCGCTTCAATTTTGCTTCCCTTTTTTGAACATATACAACaatgtaaatattaaacTGTTAACACTACTATCACATTTAGACCTATCCCCAATAcaaacattttataatattcatgTATATCTTACACTAAAAGTATGGATAAgtatgaaatataaaaatatgattaaagaaaatatatatatttataaaatatttccatataaaattatattatacaatatGTTCATATATACTTCGTATACAAATTGTGTATGCACTTTCATAATTTAGTCAGCTtacacaaataaataaagcaGTAGCCATATTTTTCcgtttttctctttttacaataaatttaaaactgtattcaatatataaggccattttttgtacatttttaaacattccgatatttatttttttttaatttttaaataaaaaaaataatacttttactccaaattaaaaagagaGAGCCATAAATGAATTGCTCTACAAAATATGTCAACCAAAATAAcatcaattatttttgtaaaaaaaattgacaCATTTCTATCTTCTTAAATCCTTATTTAAATACCATTTTTCTACTACATACATGAaatcctttttttattttattatataatagaaaaatgtaaaaaaaaaaaattttagtaATTAATCAAGTTTAGCTAGCTAAAGTAatagaaaatttataattttttttttttttttatcataagcCAAAATGTACATACTATATATGTGCTAACTATTAAGACATAGATTTGTGTGTTATATCGAATATAATCaaataatggaaaaacCAATGATGGGAGAGTTCCAGTTTTTTATTCCAACCAATGTATAGGCTTGAgaggaataaaaataaataaatctttataataaaatacaaataaaatgaaaataaatggatttataaaattagttAAATTAGGTATTCCTCGAATTGATGGAAGAAGAACAATTTCAGGGAGAGGATTcaaatttgataaaatttcaGAAAGTCAAAGTTTAAGTGCAGAAGAAATTGAAGAATTTGATAAAGTAAGTATGATAGGTCTTAAGACCTTAAAAATACCTGAACATGCAAGGCAAAAATTACATAATCTAGCCAAacaatttgtaaaaaaaaaagatttagaaaaattagGAAGATATATGGCAAAACAATTAACAAGCCGAAATTGTGTAGAATTACCAAGAGTACTTccatcaaaattattatgtgaaacaaaagaagaaagaaataaaattgaaaaaatgcttgataaaaaatcatataaatgtttaaaagaatttatatcacaatataaaaataaatcaaaagaAATTGAACAAGTAGCATTAACACATGCTGAAGATTCAAgacacaaaataaatattacatttttccCTGAAGTATCTATATCATATAcattacataattttaatggAACGTATGGAATTATGTATAGaatatttaatgaaataaaaataagggTCCCTGATTTCTCacctaaaaatattttaaattatagtGCAGTACCAGCTGCTAGTATTATTGCATTTTCCGAAGTTTATAATGGTttgtatgaaaaaatattagtcGTTGAATCATCACAACACTTAGCATCcatatcaaaatatatgcttGACAATATACCAAATGTTAAATATCAAATgcatttatatgaaaattttgattCCTTTGATTTAGTTGTTATATCACATAAATTGTTATCATTATATGATTATAATtcaagaaatatatttatacaaaatatatggaataaaatagaaaagaatggaatattaattattgttGAAAATGGAACACCTACTGGTTTTCGTATGTTACATTCAATAAGAGAAATGTTTATTActgaattaaaatataataaatttcatataatatcaCCATGCCCtcatgaaaatatatgccCACTAGCCTTAACAGGAAAAGATTGGTGTCATTTTTCTCAACGTACCCTTAGATTATctcatcatatttattgtaaAGGTAggcaaatgaaaaataccgatgaagaaaaattttcatatttagtAATACGAAAATGTGAAGGTCCAAGAACGAAATATAATTCCGAAAATGAAGCCTTAACAGCTCATGAaaaatcttttttttggcCTAGAGTTGTTA is a window of Plasmodium chabaudi chabaudi strain AS genome assembly, chromosome: 5 DNA encoding:
- a CDS encoding mitochondrial ribosomal protein S22 precursor, putative, with translation MKINGFIKLVKLGIPRIDGRRTISGRGFKFDKISESQSLSAEEIEEFDKVSMIGLKTLKIPEHARQKLHNLAKQFVKKKDLEKLGRYMAKQLTSRNCVELPRVLPSKLLCETKEERNKIEKMLDKKSYKCLKEFISQYKNKSKEIEQVALTHAEDSRHKINITFFPEVSISYTLHNFNGTYGIMYRIFNEIKIRVPDFSPKNILNYSAVPAASIIAFSEVYNGLYEKILVVESSQHLASISKYMLDNIPNVKYQMHLYENFDSFDLVVISHKLLSLYDYNSRNIFIQNIWNKIEKNGILIIVENGTPTGFRMLHSIREMFITELKYNKFHIISPCPHENICPLALTGKDWCHFSQRTLRLSHHIYCKGRQMKNTDEEKFSYLVIRKCEGPRTKYNSENEALTAHEKSFFWPRVVMPTIKAGKHVLLDVCSYPYNFERLVVTKSSSLISNLKTKTGTILKGYGYKKARKILWGDLWRFTKRISRPDARLYTPESTKNILYRLYLRQKRRSNIKSVVDSKSQAYYNSRSIQYYTS